The following are encoded together in the Tripterygium wilfordii isolate XIE 37 chromosome 18, ASM1340144v1, whole genome shotgun sequence genome:
- the LOC119983876 gene encoding protein RAE1-like — translation MSAFASTSSGNPNPNKSFEVSQPPNDSVSSLSFSPKSNILVATSWDNQVRCWEIVHSGLNVGSVPKASVSHDQPVLCSTWKDDGTTVFSGGCDKQVKMWPLLSGGQPMTIGMHDAPVKEIAWIPEMNLLVSGSWDKTLKYWDTRQPNPVHTQLLPERCYALTVRYPLMVAGTADRNVVVFNLQNPQTEFKRIISPLKYQTRCVAAFPDQQGFLVGSIEGRVGVHHLDDAQQTKNFTFKCHREGNEIYSVNSLNFHPIHHTFATAGSDGAFNFWDKDSKQRLKATSRCNQPIPCSTFNNDGSIFAYSVCYDWSKGAENHNPATSKTYIFLHFPQESEVKGKPRTGATGRK, via the exons ATGTCTGCTTTCGCGAGCACCAGTTCTGGTAATCCAAATCCAAACAAGTCGTTTGAG GTGTCTCAACCTCCTAACGACTCTGTTTCAAGCCTCAGCTTCAGTCCTAAGTCCAATATTCTCGTCGCCACTTCTTGGGATAACCAG GTGCGGTGCTGGGAGATAGTGCACAGTGGATTAAATGTTGGTAGCGTGCCCAAAGCATCAGTTTCGCATGACCAGCCT GTCTTGTGCTCGACTTGGAAGGATGATGGAACAACTGTCTTTTCTGGTGGGTgcgacaagcaagttaagatgtGGCCTTTGCTATCTGGTGGCCAGCCAATGacaattggtatgcatgatgcACCAGTCAAAGAAATTGCTTGGATCCCTGAGATGAACCTCTTGGTCTCCGGAAGCTGGGACAAGACTTTGAA GTACTGGGACACAAGGCAGCCAAACCCTGTGCACACACAACTACTCCCAGAGCGATGCTATGCACTAACAGTCAGATATCCACTAATGGTTGCTGGTACAGCTGATAGAAATGTGGTTGTTTTCAACTTACAGAACCCTCAG ACTGAGTTCAAGAGAATCATTTCACCTCTCAAGTATCAGACGAGATGTGTTGCTGCCTTTCCTGATCAACAAGGTTTCTTG GTTGGTTCAATAGAAGGAAGGGTTGGAGTACATCATTTGGATGATGCGCAACAAACTAAGAACTTCACCTTCAAGTGCCATAGAGAGGGCAATGAGATATACTCAGTGAACTCCTTGAACTTCCATCCT ATTCATCACACATTCGCAACTGCCGGATCTGATGGTGCATTTAATTTTTGGGACAAGGACAGTAAACAGAGACTAAAG GCAACGTCCAGGTGCAATCAACCTATCCCTTGCAGTACTTTTAACAATGATGGCTCAATATTCGCATACTCG GTGTGTTATGACTGGAGTAAAGGTGCTGAAAATCATAATCCTGCAACGTCAAAGACCTACATTTTTCTGCACTTCCCACAG GAGTCCGAGGTCAAAGGGAAACCGCGAACCGGAGCTACAGGTAGAAAATGA
- the LOC119984711 gene encoding F-box/kelch-repeat protein At1g22040-like, giving the protein MGTILSHNSSKTGVSEPFEVSQAERCKRLRLSTSTCDEDARLIPSLPDEISIQILARVPRIHYLNFKLVSRAWKAAMVSTELFIVRKELGTTEEWLYVLTKVENAKLMWYAVDPLSRRWQRLPPMPNVTFEDESRRGLAGLRMWSMVGSSIKIADVIRGWLGKKDLLDRMPFCGCAIGAVNGCLYVVGGFSRTSAMTCVWHYNPISNAWSEDSSMSVGRAYCKMSILNDKLYVVGGVTKGRGGLTPLQSAEVYDPHTDSWSQIPCMPFSKAQVLPTAFLADLLKPIATGMTSYRGKLFVPQSLYCWPFFVDVGGEIYDPEMNSWVEMPIGMGEGWPARQAGTKLGVIVEGELYALDPSSSLDSARIKVYDYQNDSWKVVVEEVPIRDFTDSESPYLLASLLGKLHVITKDANHNIAIMQADVQNHSAPSPSASSSSLDNTFHEHSLSMVESDTNTWKVIATRSGGTAELVSCQTLDV; this is encoded by the coding sequence ATGGGGACCATATTGAGCCACAATAGTTCTAAGACTGGAGTTAGTGAGCCCTTTGAGGTTTCACAGGCTGAAAGGTGCAAGAGGCTGAGGCTATCTACAAGTACCTGTGATGAGGACGCAAGATTGATACCTAGCCTTCCTGATGAAATCTCAATACAAATCCTTGCTAGAGTTCCTAGGATTCACTACTTGAATTTTAAGCTGGTATCTCGGGCCTGGAAAGCTGCTATGGTGAGCACTGAATTATTTATTGTGAGAAAAGAACTTGGAACCACAGAAGAGTGGCTCTATGTATTAACAAAGGTCGAAAATGCCAAGCTTATGTGGTATGCTGTGGACCCTTTGTCAAGAAGATGGCAAAGGTTGCCACCTATGCCAAATGTTACTTTTGAAGATGAATCCAGGAGGGGTTTGGCTGGCCTTCGGATGTGGAGTATGGTGGGTTCAAGCATCAAGATTGCAGATGTCATAAGAGGCTGGCTTGGGAAGAAGGATTTATTGGACAGAATGCCATTCTGTGGCTGTGCTATTGGTGCTGTCAATGGCTGCTTGTATGTGGTTGGGGGATTTTCTAGAACATCAGCCATGACATGTGTCTGGCATTACAATCCAATCTCAAATGCCTGGAGTGAAGACAGTTCAATGTCAGTTGGTAGAGCCTATTGTAAGATGAGCATCTTAAACGACAAGCTTTATGTTGTTGGAGGGGTTACCAAGGGTCGTGGTGGATTGACTCCACTTCAATCTGCAGAAGTTTATGATCCTCACACAGATTCATGGAGCCAAATACCATGCATGCCCTTTTCAAAAGCTCAGGTTCTACCTACTGCTTTTTTAGCTGATTTACTCAAGCCCATTGCAACAGGAATGACGTCATACAGGGGAAAATTATTTGTGCCACAGAGTTTATATTGCTGGCCCTTCTTTGTAGATGTTGGAGGAGAGATTTATGATCCTGAGATGAATTCATGGGTTGAAATGCCGATTGGCATGGGTGAGGGCTGGCCTGCAAGGCAGGCAGGAACAAAATTAGGTGTCATAGTTGAGGGTGAATTGTATGCATTGGATCCTTCCAGTTCTCTTGATAGTGCTAGAATCAAGGTATATGATTACCAAAATGATTCTTGGAAAGTTGTCGTTGAAGAAGTTCCCATCCGTGACTTTACTGATTCCGAGTCCCCTtatttacttgctagtttacttggAAAGCTTCATGTGATAACTAAAGATGCAAATCACAACATAGCAATCATGCAGGCAGATGTGCAAAACCATTCAGCTCCCTCTCCATcagcttcatcttcttcattggaTAACACATTCCATGAACATTCCCTTTCCATGGTTGAATCAGACACAAATACTTGGAAGGTCATTGCCACTAGGAGTGGTGGAACGGCTGAACTGGTTAGCTGTCAGACTCTTGATGTTTGA